Proteins encoded within one genomic window of Kibdelosporangium phytohabitans:
- the coaE gene encoding dephospho-CoA kinase — protein sequence MLRVGLTGGIGSGKSTVAGRLAEHGAVLIDADKLAREVVQPGTPGLAAVVEAFGAEVLAPDGSLDRPKLAAVVFNSAEQRERLNGIVHPLVGRRTAEMLASAADDAVVVHDVPLLVEKNYAPMYHLVVVVDADVEERVRRLAETRGMSPQDARARIAAQATVEQRRAVADVWLDNSSTPDRVLAQADALWADRLVPFEANVRLRRWGRYGNPRLYDYNAEWPLQAARLAARIELVTGGLRVDHIGSTAVPGLPAKDIIDLQVTVSSLDQADGFAEPLTAAGFPVRPENTGDRGKETKRYHNCADPGRLANIHLRVEGSEDWRNALLFRDWLRASVEERASYVQLKQGIAKRFASAGDLAEVATAKDAWFDSALPRAQAWAEATGWQP from the coding sequence ATGCTGCGAGTGGGACTCACGGGCGGGATCGGGTCAGGGAAGTCGACGGTGGCCGGACGGCTGGCCGAACACGGCGCGGTGCTGATCGACGCCGACAAACTGGCCCGGGAGGTGGTGCAACCGGGCACACCGGGACTGGCGGCGGTGGTCGAGGCGTTCGGCGCGGAGGTGCTCGCCCCGGACGGCTCGCTGGACCGGCCGAAGCTGGCCGCGGTCGTGTTCAACTCGGCCGAGCAGCGGGAACGGCTGAACGGGATCGTGCACCCGCTGGTGGGCCGGCGGACCGCGGAGATGCTCGCCTCGGCGGCCGACGACGCGGTGGTGGTGCACGACGTGCCGCTGCTGGTCGAGAAGAACTACGCGCCGATGTACCACCTTGTGGTGGTCGTCGACGCGGACGTGGAAGAACGCGTCCGCCGCCTCGCCGAAACCCGCGGCATGTCCCCGCAAGACGCCCGTGCCCGGATCGCCGCGCAGGCCACCGTCGAGCAACGCCGCGCGGTGGCAGACGTGTGGCTGGACAACTCGAGCACGCCGGACCGCGTGCTCGCCCAGGCTGATGCGCTGTGGGCGGATCGCCTGGTGCCGTTCGAGGCGAACGTGCGGTTGCGCCGCTGGGGCAGGTACGGCAACCCGCGCCTGTACGACTACAACGCCGAATGGCCACTGCAGGCCGCACGCCTGGCAGCCCGGATCGAACTGGTGACCGGCGGGCTGCGCGTGGACCACATCGGCTCGACCGCGGTGCCCGGCCTGCCCGCGAAGGACATCATCGACCTCCAGGTCACAGTGTCCTCATTGGACCAGGCAGACGGCTTCGCCGAACCGCTGACCGCGGCGGGCTTCCCCGTGCGCCCCGAGAACACCGGCGACCGCGGCAAGGAGACCAAGCGGTACCACAACTGCGCGGACCCCGGCCGGCTGGCCAACATCCACCTGCGCGTCGAAGGCAGCGAGGACTGGCGCAACGCTCTGCTGTTCCGCGACTGGTTGCGTGCCTCCGTCGAGGAGCGGGCGAGTTACGTGCAACTCAAGCAGGGGATCGCCAAACGCTTCGCCTCAGCCGGCGACCTCGCCGAAGTGGCGACCGCCAAGGACGCGTGGTTCGACTCGGCGTTGCCGCGTGCGCAGGCGTGGGCGGAGGCAACTGGCTGGCAGCCGTGA
- a CDS encoding class I SAM-dependent methyltransferase gives MDSEQDRYSGAQTTLGTVGPARRRVDASESVAANIAWWDADADDYMAEHGDFLGAADFLWCPEGLRERDVQLLGEVAGKDIVEVGCGSAPCARWLAGQGARVTALDLSAGMLRHAKHANDVTGITPTLIRANAEYLPFADGSFDIACSAFGAVPFVADVRTIFREVARVLRPRGRWVFAVTHPIRWIFPDDPGPAGLQVINSYFDRTPYVEVDADGRPTYVEHHRTLGDYVRALTGSGFVVDDVIEPEWPEGQTREWGQWSPLRGELFPGTVIFSCRRST, from the coding sequence GTGGACAGCGAGCAGGACCGGTACTCCGGCGCTCAAACTACTCTCGGAACCGTCGGCCCCGCTCGTCGAAGGGTCGACGCGAGCGAGTCCGTTGCCGCCAACATCGCGTGGTGGGACGCGGACGCCGACGACTACATGGCCGAGCACGGGGACTTCCTCGGCGCCGCCGATTTCCTCTGGTGCCCCGAAGGCCTGCGGGAACGCGACGTGCAGCTGCTCGGGGAGGTCGCGGGCAAGGACATCGTGGAGGTCGGCTGCGGCTCCGCCCCGTGCGCGCGCTGGCTCGCCGGCCAGGGCGCGCGGGTGACCGCGCTCGACCTCTCGGCCGGGATGCTGCGGCACGCCAAGCACGCGAATGACGTGACCGGTATCACACCGACGTTGATCAGGGCGAACGCCGAGTACCTGCCGTTCGCCGACGGGAGCTTCGACATCGCGTGCTCGGCGTTCGGCGCGGTGCCGTTCGTCGCCGACGTGCGGACGATCTTCCGCGAGGTGGCCAGGGTGCTGCGGCCGCGGGGCCGCTGGGTCTTCGCCGTGACTCACCCGATCAGGTGGATCTTCCCCGACGACCCGGGGCCCGCCGGGCTCCAGGTGATCAACTCGTACTTCGACCGGACCCCGTACGTGGAGGTGGACGCCGACGGCCGCCCCACCTACGTCGAGCACCACCGGACGCTGGGCGACTACGTGCGCGCGCTGACCGGATCCGGGTTCGTCGTCGACGACGTGATCGAGCCCGAGTGGCCGGAGGGGCAGACCAGGGAGTGGGGCCAGTGGAGCCCGCTGCGCGGTGAGCTGTTCCCCGGCACGGTGATCTTCAGCTGCCGGAGGAGTACGTGA
- the rpsA gene encoding 30S ribosomal protein S1: protein MSTDTTIVPASSAPRQQVAINDVGTAEDFLAAIDATIKYFNDGDIVEGVIVKVDRDEVLLDIGYKTEGVIPSRELSIKHDVDPNEVVKVGDEVEALVLQKEDKEGRLILSKKRAQYERAWGTIEGLKEADEPVKGTVIEVVKGGLILDIGLRGFLPASLVEMRRVRDLQPYVGRELEAKIIELDKNRNNVVLSRRAWLEQTQSEVRSEFLNQLQKGQVRKGVVSSIVNFGAFVDLGGVDGLVHVSELSWKHIDHPSEVVEVGQEVTVEVLDVDMDRERVSLSLKATQEDPWRQFARTHAIGQIVPGKVTKLVPFGAFVRVDEGIEGLVHISELAERHVEIPEQVVQVGNDVMVKVIDIDLERRRISLSLKQANEGFTPDTEFDPTQYGMAAEYDAEGNYIYPEGFDPDTQEWQEGFDKQREEWERQYAEAHTRYEQHMSQIRKAAEADAAAAAGEGAEAAGDQSYSSAGSETQAKSGGTLASDEQLAALREKLSGGV from the coding sequence ATGTCCACCGACACCACCATTGTCCCGGCATCCAGCGCGCCAAGGCAGCAGGTCGCAATCAACGACGTCGGGACGGCGGAGGACTTCCTCGCCGCGATCGACGCGACGATCAAGTACTTCAACGACGGCGATATCGTCGAAGGCGTAATCGTCAAGGTCGACCGTGACGAGGTTCTTCTCGACATCGGCTACAAGACCGAGGGCGTCATCCCCTCGCGTGAGCTCTCGATCAAGCACGACGTCGACCCCAATGAGGTCGTCAAGGTCGGCGACGAGGTCGAGGCGCTTGTTCTCCAGAAGGAGGACAAGGAAGGTCGCCTGATCCTGTCCAAGAAGCGCGCGCAGTACGAGCGGGCGTGGGGCACGATCGAGGGTCTCAAGGAGGCCGACGAGCCCGTCAAGGGCACCGTCATCGAGGTGGTCAAGGGTGGTCTGATCCTGGACATCGGCCTGCGGGGCTTCCTGCCGGCGTCCCTGGTCGAGATGCGCCGTGTCCGCGACCTGCAGCCGTACGTCGGCCGCGAGCTCGAGGCCAAGATCATCGAGCTGGACAAGAACCGCAACAACGTGGTCCTGTCCCGCCGCGCCTGGCTCGAGCAGACCCAGTCCGAGGTCCGCAGCGAGTTCCTCAACCAGCTGCAGAAGGGCCAGGTCCGCAAGGGCGTCGTGTCCTCGATCGTCAACTTCGGTGCCTTCGTGGACCTGGGTGGCGTCGACGGCCTCGTGCACGTCTCGGAGCTGTCCTGGAAGCACATCGACCACCCGTCCGAGGTCGTCGAGGTCGGCCAGGAGGTCACGGTCGAGGTCCTGGACGTCGACATGGACCGCGAGCGCGTCTCGCTGTCGCTGAAGGCGACCCAGGAAGACCCGTGGCGCCAGTTCGCCCGCACCCACGCGATCGGCCAGATCGTGCCGGGCAAGGTCACCAAGCTCGTTCCGTTCGGTGCGTTCGTCCGCGTGGACGAGGGCATCGAGGGCCTGGTCCACATCTCCGAGCTGGCCGAGCGCCACGTGGAGATCCCGGAGCAGGTCGTGCAGGTCGGCAACGACGTCATGGTCAAGGTCATCGACATCGACCTGGAGCGCCGCCGCATCTCGCTGTCGCTCAAGCAGGCGAACGAGGGCTTCACGCCGGACACCGAGTTCGACCCGACCCAGTACGGCATGGCCGCCGAGTACGACGCCGAGGGCAACTACATCTACCCCGAAGGCTTCGACCCGGACACCCAGGAATGGCAAGAGGGCTTCGACAAGCAGCGTGAGGAGTGGGAGCGCCAGTACGCCGAGGCGCACACCCGCTACGAGCAGCACATGTCGCAGATCCGCAAGGCCGCCGAGGCCGACGCCGCCGCTGCCGCGGGCGAAGGCGCCGAGGCAGCCGGTGACCAGAGCTACTCCTCGGCGGGGTCGGAGACCCAGGCCAAGAGCGGTGGCACCCTGGCCAGCGACGAGCAGCTCGCCGCGCTGCGCGAGAAGCTGTCCGGTGGCGTCTGA
- a CDS encoding GNAT family N-acetyltransferase, with protein sequence MRFPDGLVDTQSTWFARLDPMLPAAVRPPDGEVITAALATGTRVAGVLVPTRLTPDAMPTLWSALEVWELHPMLGEHGMAELVDQWRAVMGRLRTAPDSSCLVTWPSRDVGAARVFLDHGLVPLSTLAIRTGAPLLPSPGALKVRRAALRDLDTLLPLALAELEYSAMVGGTVLRPGAEQVKRAALARHLDQGDPIWIGERDGIAVAMAECWYNESITGSWSETRLRHGLWGYVNSFSVAPSFRGAGVGRELVSVVHREFAAAGTDGTFLYFNPPNPLSTVFWARQGYRPLWTIWEIRPASALR encoded by the coding sequence GTGAGGTTCCCGGACGGGCTGGTCGACACGCAGAGCACGTGGTTCGCCCGGCTCGACCCGATGCTGCCCGCCGCCGTCCGGCCACCGGACGGCGAGGTGATCACGGCCGCGCTGGCCACCGGCACCCGCGTGGCCGGTGTGCTGGTGCCGACCCGGCTGACGCCGGACGCGATGCCGACGCTGTGGTCCGCGCTGGAGGTCTGGGAACTGCACCCGATGCTCGGCGAGCACGGCATGGCCGAGCTGGTCGACCAGTGGCGCGCGGTGATGGGCCGCCTGCGCACCGCGCCGGACTCGTCGTGCCTGGTCACCTGGCCGAGCCGGGACGTCGGCGCCGCCCGGGTGTTCCTCGACCACGGCCTGGTGCCGCTGTCCACGCTGGCCATCCGGACCGGCGCGCCGCTGCTGCCGTCACCGGGCGCGCTGAAGGTGCGCCGCGCGGCACTGCGCGACCTGGACACGCTGCTGCCGCTGGCGCTGGCCGAGCTGGAGTACTCCGCGATGGTCGGCGGCACGGTCCTGCGGCCCGGTGCCGAGCAGGTGAAACGGGCGGCGCTGGCGCGTCACCTCGACCAGGGCGACCCGATCTGGATCGGCGAGCGCGACGGGATCGCGGTGGCGATGGCGGAGTGCTGGTACAACGAGTCGATCACCGGGTCGTGGAGCGAGACGCGCCTGCGCCACGGCCTGTGGGGTTATGTCAACAGTTTCTCCGTGGCGCCGTCGTTCCGCGGCGCGGGCGTCGGGCGTGAGCTGGTCTCGGTGGTGCACCGCGAGTTCGCCGCGGCGGGCACGGACGGCACCTTCCTGTACTTCAACCCGCCGAACCCGTTGTCGACGGTGTTCTGGGCGCGGCAGGGTTATCGCCCACTGTGGACGATCTGGGAGATCCGGCCGGCCTCGGCCCTGCGGTGA
- a CDS encoding carbohydrate ABC transporter permease, translating into MRKSLPQRIALNTVGVVGALLFGFPTYWLITTSFKTPGEVLSPRYDLIPISVTFENFTSALSKPGFTAFLANSLIVTLGAVLTALVAGVLAAFPLARMRFRGRKGFLFLVLVAQLAPIEALLIPLYLLMRDAGLLNQLPSLLLVYMALTLPFTCWMLYGFVKGIPIELEEAAMIDGCGRWQAFRRVTLPLLGPGLVATSVFSFITAWNEFLFALVLMQDQGKRTIPVWLSTFREAFLVDWGGIMAASVIYAVPALIFFLIVQRKLVSGLTAGAVKG; encoded by the coding sequence GTGAGGAAGTCACTGCCTCAGCGGATCGCACTCAACACGGTCGGTGTGGTCGGGGCGCTGCTGTTCGGGTTCCCGACGTACTGGCTGATCACGACCTCGTTCAAGACCCCCGGCGAGGTGCTCTCGCCGCGCTACGACCTGATCCCGATCTCGGTCACGTTCGAGAACTTCACGTCGGCGCTGAGCAAGCCGGGTTTCACCGCGTTCCTGGCCAACAGCCTCATCGTCACGCTCGGCGCGGTGCTCACCGCGCTGGTCGCCGGTGTGCTCGCCGCGTTCCCGCTGGCCAGGATGAGGTTCCGCGGCCGCAAGGGTTTCCTGTTCCTCGTGCTGGTCGCGCAGCTGGCGCCGATCGAGGCGCTGCTGATCCCGCTGTACCTGCTGATGCGGGACGCGGGACTGCTCAACCAGCTGCCGTCGCTGCTGCTGGTGTACATGGCGCTGACGCTGCCGTTCACGTGCTGGATGCTGTACGGCTTCGTCAAGGGCATCCCGATCGAGCTCGAGGAAGCCGCGATGATCGACGGCTGCGGCCGGTGGCAGGCGTTCCGCCGGGTCACGCTGCCGCTGCTCGGGCCGGGACTCGTGGCGACGTCGGTGTTCAGCTTCATCACCGCGTGGAACGAGTTCCTGTTCGCCCTCGTGCTGATGCAGGACCAGGGCAAGCGGACCATCCCGGTGTGGCTGTCGACGTTCCGCGAGGCGTTCCTGGTCGACTGGGGCGGGATCATGGCCGCGTCGGTGATCTACGCGGTGCCCGCGCTGATCTTCTTCCTGATCGTGCAACGCAAGCTGGTGTCCGGACTGACCGCGGGCGCGGTGAAGGGATAA
- a CDS encoding sugar ABC transporter substrate-binding protein: protein MKRWMKLAAGAVAISLATAGCAGSGGSGNTAQSNANAPQQLSGELTVWLMTGSAPESLTNALHKEFQDANPGVKIKYEIQQWNGIQQKLTTALASQTPPDVIEIGNTQTPAFAAQGVLADLTDSVNDLNGSQWLKGLKDSATFDGKTYGMPFYAANREVIYRKDLFEQAGITTPPASRDEWLAAIDKLKAKFGSDPDFQALYLPGQYWYSLLSFIWDEGGDIAKAEGKNFKSTLNSTEAKAGLEFYKKLVDASGTKAPKDNDEATPQQAGIYGGGKVAMFIGTPGEVATAAKTDPTIKDKTAAFAIPGKSAGKSAPVFLGGSNLAIPLNSKNTAAAKAYLKLLSGQKYQTEVAKGGYVPGTSTDISALSSDPFASVMAKAAQNGRAVPSSPKWGEVESGQNPLKDMMTAYLTGKKSIDQATTDANAALDKLLAGS from the coding sequence GTGAAGCGCTGGATGAAGCTGGCGGCAGGAGCTGTCGCCATCTCCCTCGCGACTGCGGGCTGCGCCGGCTCCGGGGGGTCGGGCAACACCGCCCAAAGCAACGCGAACGCGCCACAGCAGCTCAGCGGCGAGCTGACGGTCTGGTTGATGACCGGCTCCGCGCCGGAATCCCTGACCAACGCCCTGCACAAGGAGTTCCAGGACGCCAACCCCGGCGTGAAGATCAAGTACGAGATCCAGCAGTGGAACGGCATCCAGCAGAAGCTGACCACCGCACTGGCCTCGCAGACACCGCCGGACGTCATCGAGATCGGCAACACCCAGACGCCCGCGTTCGCCGCGCAGGGCGTGCTGGCCGACCTGACCGACTCGGTCAACGACCTCAACGGCTCGCAGTGGCTCAAAGGCCTCAAGGACTCCGCCACGTTCGACGGCAAGACCTACGGCATGCCGTTCTACGCCGCCAACCGCGAGGTCATCTACCGCAAGGACCTGTTCGAGCAGGCGGGCATCACCACGCCGCCTGCCTCGCGTGACGAGTGGCTGGCCGCGATCGACAAGCTGAAGGCCAAGTTCGGCAGCGACCCCGACTTCCAGGCGCTGTACCTGCCGGGCCAGTACTGGTACTCGCTGCTGTCGTTCATCTGGGACGAGGGCGGCGACATCGCCAAGGCCGAGGGCAAGAACTTCAAGTCGACGCTGAACTCGACCGAGGCCAAGGCCGGCCTGGAGTTCTACAAGAAGCTCGTCGACGCATCCGGCACGAAGGCGCCGAAGGACAACGACGAGGCCACGCCGCAGCAGGCGGGCATCTACGGCGGCGGCAAGGTCGCCATGTTCATCGGCACCCCCGGTGAGGTGGCCACCGCGGCCAAGACCGACCCGACGATCAAGGACAAGACCGCCGCGTTCGCCATCCCCGGCAAGAGCGCGGGCAAGAGCGCACCGGTCTTCCTCGGCGGCTCGAACCTGGCCATCCCGCTCAACAGCAAGAACACCGCGGCTGCCAAGGCGTACCTGAAGCTGCTGTCGGGCCAGAAGTACCAGACCGAGGTCGCCAAGGGCGGTTACGTGCCCGGCACGTCCACCGACATCAGCGCGCTGTCGAGCGACCCGTTCGCCAGCGTGATGGCCAAGGCCGCGCAGAACGGCCGCGCGGTGCCGTCCAGCCCGAAGTGGGGCGAGGTCGAGTCGGGCCAGAACCCGCTCAAGGACATGATGACCGCGTACCTGACGGGCAAGAAGTCGATCGACCAGGCGACTACCGACGCGAACGCCGCGTTGGACAAGCTCCTCGCGGGTTCATGA
- a CDS encoding glycoside hydrolase family 3 protein codes for MSTLEKLAESTLLPGFGGTTAPDWLRRRIGEGLGGVVLFGRNVVDDAQVRELTAQLRSERDDVIIGIDEEGGDVTRLDVNTGSFVPGPLALGAAGNPALTTEVAAALGERLAACGVTVNLAPCADLTLSPEDPIIGVRSFGSVPADAAEHVAAYVTGLQQYGVSACAKHFPGHGAATDDSHLSLPVLPRTEEELREIELVPFAAAIKAGTRAIMTGHLVVQAWGELPATLNPKALTDLLRGELGFTGAVITDALDMGAVAGAFGRNEGIPAAAVGALIAGADALCIGGQAFDASVLDAITSAIVSAVRSGALPEERLAEASRRCSDLRIPPVAVDLKPLDLALGLRAARQALRVQGEVGLTGPALVVDVESTPTIAAGPMPWGVGQYLVDLVPGSKSLRNADRAEILAAAQGFGRVVIVTREAHRHVHVRELLESLGELDVIHVETGVPGVVTGSRPRIDTFSGSKVSMIAAAERLAGR; via the coding sequence TTGTCCACACTGGAGAAGCTCGCCGAATCCACTCTCCTGCCGGGCTTCGGCGGTACGACCGCGCCGGACTGGTTACGCCGCAGGATCGGCGAAGGTCTCGGCGGTGTGGTCCTGTTCGGCCGCAACGTCGTCGACGACGCACAGGTGCGTGAACTGACCGCCCAGCTGCGGTCGGAACGCGACGACGTGATCATCGGCATCGACGAGGAAGGCGGCGACGTCACCCGGCTGGACGTCAACACGGGCTCGTTCGTTCCCGGCCCGCTCGCCCTCGGCGCGGCCGGGAACCCGGCGCTGACGACGGAAGTGGCGGCGGCGCTCGGCGAACGGCTCGCCGCGTGCGGGGTGACGGTGAACCTGGCGCCGTGCGCGGACCTCACGCTGAGCCCGGAGGACCCGATCATCGGCGTCCGCTCCTTCGGCTCGGTCCCGGCGGACGCGGCCGAACACGTCGCCGCCTACGTGACGGGCCTGCAGCAGTACGGGGTTTCCGCGTGCGCCAAGCACTTCCCGGGTCACGGCGCGGCGACGGACGACTCACACCTGAGCTTGCCCGTGCTGCCGCGAACCGAGGAGGAACTGCGCGAGATCGAGCTGGTGCCGTTCGCGGCGGCGATCAAGGCCGGGACACGGGCGATCATGACCGGTCACCTGGTCGTCCAGGCGTGGGGCGAGCTGCCCGCGACCCTGAACCCGAAGGCGTTGACGGATTTGCTGCGCGGGGAGCTGGGCTTCACCGGCGCGGTCATCACCGACGCGCTGGACATGGGCGCGGTCGCGGGAGCGTTCGGGCGCAACGAAGGCATCCCGGCGGCGGCCGTCGGCGCGTTGATCGCGGGGGCTGACGCGTTGTGCATCGGCGGCCAGGCGTTCGACGCCTCCGTTCTGGACGCGATCACCTCGGCGATCGTCTCGGCTGTTCGTTCCGGTGCCTTGCCGGAGGAGCGCTTGGCCGAGGCTTCCCGGCGGTGTTCGGATCTCCGCATTCCGCCCGTCGCGGTGGACCTCAAGCCGTTGGACCTCGCGCTGGGGCTGCGCGCTGCCCGTCAGGCGCTGCGTGTTCAGGGCGAAGTGGGGCTCACCGGCCCTGCGCTGGTGGTGGACGTGGAGTCGACGCCGACCATCGCCGCGGGGCCGATGCCGTGGGGTGTCGGGCAGTACCTCGTGGATCTCGTGCCCGGCAGCAAGTCGCTGCGCAACGCCGACCGTGCGGAGATCCTCGCGGCGGCTCAGGGTTTCGGCCGGGTTGTGATCGTGACCCGGGAGGCTCACCGGCACGTTCACGTCCGGGAGTTGCTGGAGTCTTTGGGCGAGCTGGACGTCATCCACGTCGAGACTGGCGTCCCCGGCGTGGTGACGGGTTCCCGGCCGCGGATCGACACGTTCAGCGGGTCGAAGGTCAGCATGATCGCCGCCGCGGAACGCCTTGCCGGTCGGTGA
- a CDS encoding carbohydrate ABC transporter permease, with protein MTSTKDVAAMPAGNTPPASPRVPTLRARRRRKGFGDSVLPYLLLAPGVIAIAALLIWPTLQLVLISFRKLDLRELVTGQLVWVGIDNYTDVLGDPVFWEVTVRTLAFMAAVVAATILIALLLALLMKQLNPIVRVILQVTLVVAWATPAVAATTVFQWIFDQQYGILNKTLALIGFDGFIGHSWFSDGPSTLTVIGLLITWQAVPFVAFSLYAGLIGVPREQYEAAGIDGAGPWQTFRTVSWPAIQPILTIVTFLSVIWDFRVFTQVWAIKQGGPDGESTTLPIYMYLKGIAGSHFGPAAAIAMIMLLVLVILLARYIQLLLRSKEVDLK; from the coding sequence ATGACGTCGACAAAGGACGTCGCGGCGATGCCGGCGGGTAACACCCCGCCGGCATCGCCGCGTGTCCCTACCCTGCGAGCACGGCGCCGCCGCAAGGGCTTCGGCGACTCCGTGCTGCCATATCTGTTGCTGGCGCCCGGTGTGATCGCGATCGCCGCGCTGCTGATCTGGCCGACGCTCCAGCTCGTGCTGATCAGCTTCCGCAAGCTGGATCTGCGCGAGCTGGTCACCGGCCAGCTCGTCTGGGTCGGCATCGACAACTACACCGACGTCCTCGGCGACCCCGTGTTCTGGGAAGTCACGGTCCGGACCTTGGCCTTCATGGCCGCCGTCGTGGCCGCGACGATCCTGATCGCGTTGCTGCTCGCGCTGCTGATGAAGCAGCTCAACCCGATCGTCCGGGTGATCCTCCAGGTCACGCTGGTGGTGGCGTGGGCGACGCCCGCGGTGGCCGCGACCACGGTGTTCCAGTGGATCTTCGACCAGCAGTACGGGATCCTGAACAAGACGCTCGCGCTGATCGGCTTCGACGGGTTCATCGGCCACTCCTGGTTCAGCGACGGGCCCAGCACGCTGACCGTGATCGGCCTGCTGATCACGTGGCAGGCGGTGCCGTTCGTGGCGTTCAGCCTGTACGCGGGCCTGATCGGCGTGCCGCGTGAGCAGTACGAGGCCGCCGGGATCGACGGCGCGGGGCCGTGGCAGACCTTCCGCACGGTCAGCTGGCCCGCCATCCAGCCGATCCTGACGATCGTGACGTTCCTGTCGGTGATCTGGGACTTCCGGGTGTTCACCCAGGTGTGGGCGATCAAGCAGGGCGGGCCGGACGGCGAGAGCACCACGTTGCCCATCTACATGTACCTCAAGGGCATCGCGGGCAGCCACTTCGGCCCGGCCGCCGCGATCGCGATGATCATGCTGCTGGTGCTCGTGATCCTGCTGGCCCGGTACATCCAGCTGCTGCTGCGTTCCAAGGAGGTGGACCTGAAGTGA
- a CDS encoding sensor histidine kinase encodes MIRDVAIAPVRGLVLGGLSLLGLVALLAHAVVLLLSLSLGLVVLIPWAVGLARRVTGARRRIAARWHSVYIPSPYAPAPVPPQPDAEGLYEGQGQLYKTPKLPALYDKVDWMLDDRATWRDVGWLVLGATAGNVLALAPAALIVHGALNAPWGLALVVLGFVAAPVLLRLHTAGSTVLLGPPRRPMRGKPSKFVIEWGRSAGLFALSLFSLVCLVAVPWAWKVANLRRARATDWSGVPVAQPRSNRVTWRELLFFALDLVVGVLMTVLPLALAIYAGWGLAMPQTWRWFVSEADREWGGGWYGQFAGSDLLAFPVAVVLMLVAVWLAPFVVRLNGHWVKYMLSPGKETTLTLRVRELAQTRAEASDAAEAELRRIERDLHDGAQARLVAMGFGLGALEQLIDQDPARAKQVLAAVQDNSAKALVELRDLVRGIHPPVLADRGLGDAVRALALDTPLPVKVRVDLPRRLDPPVESAAYFAVSEALLNVTRHANAGSARVDVRLGEDTLELVVRDDGRGGADMSRGTGLRGVARRLSAFDGAMTVHSPVGGPTTVRMTLRVSAG; translated from the coding sequence GTGATCCGGGACGTCGCCATCGCGCCGGTGCGCGGGCTGGTGCTGGGTGGTCTGTCGCTGCTCGGCCTGGTCGCGCTGCTGGCGCACGCCGTCGTCCTGCTGCTGAGCCTCTCGCTGGGCCTGGTGGTGCTCATTCCGTGGGCGGTGGGGCTGGCCCGCCGGGTCACGGGCGCCCGCCGTCGCATCGCCGCACGCTGGCATTCCGTCTACATCCCCAGCCCTTACGCGCCTGCGCCCGTGCCCCCGCAACCTGACGCGGAGGGCCTCTACGAGGGCCAGGGGCAGCTGTACAAGACGCCGAAGCTGCCCGCGCTGTACGACAAGGTCGACTGGATGCTGGACGACCGGGCGACCTGGCGCGACGTCGGCTGGCTGGTGCTGGGCGCCACTGCCGGCAACGTGCTCGCGCTGGCGCCCGCCGCGTTGATCGTTCACGGGGCGCTGAACGCGCCATGGGGGCTCGCGTTGGTCGTGCTCGGCTTCGTCGCCGCGCCCGTGCTGCTGCGGCTGCACACCGCTGGGAGCACGGTGTTGCTCGGTCCGCCGCGGCGGCCGATGCGCGGCAAGCCGAGCAAGTTCGTCATCGAGTGGGGCCGCAGCGCCGGGTTGTTCGCGTTGTCGCTGTTCAGCCTGGTCTGTTTGGTCGCCGTGCCGTGGGCGTGGAAGGTGGCGAACCTGCGTCGCGCGCGGGCGACCGACTGGTCGGGCGTACCGGTGGCTCAGCCGCGCAGCAACCGGGTCACGTGGCGTGAGCTGCTGTTCTTCGCGCTGGACCTCGTCGTCGGGGTGCTGATGACCGTGTTGCCGCTCGCGTTGGCGATCTACGCGGGCTGGGGCCTGGCCATGCCGCAGACGTGGCGTTGGTTCGTCTCCGAGGCGGACCGGGAGTGGGGAGGCGGGTGGTACGGCCAGTTCGCCGGGTCGGACCTGCTGGCGTTCCCCGTCGCGGTGGTGCTGATGCTGGTGGCGGTCTGGCTCGCGCCGTTCGTGGTCCGGTTGAACGGCCACTGGGTGAAGTACATGCTCTCGCCCGGCAAGGAGACCACGTTGACGCTGCGCGTGCGTGAGCTGGCGCAGACACGGGCCGAGGCGAGCGACGCCGCGGAGGCGGAGCTGCGCCGGATCGAACGCGACCTGCACGACGGCGCCCAGGCGCGGCTGGTCGCCATGGGGTTCGGGCTGGGCGCGTTGGAGCAGTTGATCGACCAGGACCCGGCGAGGGCCAAGCAGGTGCTGGCCGCGGTGCAGGACAACTCGGCCAAGGCGCTGGTCGAGCTGCGTGACCTGGTGCGCGGCATCCACCCGCCTGTGCTGGCCGACCGCGGGCTCGGTGACGCGGTCAGGGCGCTCGCGCTGGACACGCCGTTGCCGGTCAAGGTCAGGGTGGACCTGCCGCGCAGGCTGGACCCGCCGGTGGAGTCCGCGGCGTACTTCGCGGTCAGCGAGGCCCTGCTCAACGTCACCAGGCACGCGAACGCCGGCTCGGCACGCGTGGATGTCCGGCTGGGTGAGGACACGCTCGAGCTCGTCGTCCGGGATGACGGACGCGGCGGGGCCGACATGTCGCGCGGCACGGGTCTGCGTGGCGTGGCGCGGCGGCTGAGCGCCTTCGACGGGGCGATGACCGTGCACAGCCCGGTTGGCGGGCCGACGACGGTCAGGATGACGTTGCGGGTCAGCGCGGGCTGA